The following nucleotide sequence is from Thermostaphylospora chromogena.
CCGGAGCGGAACGCGTGCCTTCTGCGCAGCCGCTCCCGCTCCAGCTGCCGCTCGCTCTTGACTCGGCCGTCGGCCAGAGAGCTCATCGCAGCTCCGGCGCCCCAGCCGCCGAGCCGAGCCACCGCTGTTCGATCTCGGCGAGGTCACCGGAGGCGTCGAGCTCCTCGATCGCCTGGTCGACGCAGCGGACGAGGCCGCTGCCCTTCTCGAAGACCAGGCCGAACTCCTCCGGGGTGCCGGAGGTGCCGCTGAACTGGCCCACGATGACGGAGTTCTCCACCTGGGCGGCGGTCACGTAGAACGCGGTGGGCAGGTCGACCACGATCGCGCCCACCTGACCGTTCTTCAACGCGTTGATCGCGTCCACCTGCTGGTTGTAGACCTTGGGCTCGGCGTTCGGCTGGATGACCTCCTTCACCGCGTTGAGGGCGGTGGTGGCGACCTGCACGCCGATCGTGACGTCCTTCAGGTCGGCCAGGCTCTTGGCCGAGGCGGCCTCGGAGCCCTTCACGGCCACCACGGCCTGCTTGACGGTGTAGTAGCCCTTGCTGAAGTCGACCGCCTTGGCCCGGTCCGGGGTGATGGAGATCTGGTTGATGTCGAAGTCGAAGTCCTTGGGACCGGGTGCGAACGCCTTGTCGAAGTTGACCGTGACCCACTTGACCTCGTCGCGGGTGAATCCGAGCTTCTCGGCGATCGCGTAGGCCACCGCGCTTTCGAATCCCTCACCGTTGGTCGGGTCGTCGTCGACGAACCACGGCTCGTAGGCCGGCTTGTCGGTGCCGATAGTGAGCGTGCCGGGGGTCTGCAAAGGGAGCTGGTCCTTGGCGCACGACGCCGAGGCGTCGGCGGTCGGCGCAACCGACGCGGCGGTGTCATCCGTGGCGGGGGCGCACGCCACCACGGCGGTCACGAGCACGCCGAACACGGCCAGCAACGAGGGACGAACCATGACTAGCCTTCCAGGACACGCCGCGTTCCCGGGAAACGCGACAGAGGGAACATGCGCGATAGAGGGAGCATGCCGATTCTAGGAGCTTTAACTCATCAACCGGGAAAGACCCCTCGCTAGGGCCGGAAATGCCTCTTACCCGAAGAAGAGCCGAAATCGGTACAGAGCACTCCGCTGCCGGATGACGCGTTCACCCGGCACCGGCCGTACGCCGGGGCGGCACACCGGGACAAGACGCGGTTCGGCCCCGCGCCGGGCGGGCGCGGGGCCGAACGCGAAGTCGGCCGCCCGTTCCGGTGGACCCGGCAACGGACCACCGGACGGCGGAAGACGGATCAACCGGCGACGACGTCGATGTCGAGGGTCGCCTTGACCTCGGGGTGCAGCTTGACCGTCACCTGGTGGGAACCGGTGCTCTTGATCGGGTTGCCGATCTCGATGCGGCGGCGGTCGAGCTCG
It contains:
- a CDS encoding ABC transporter substrate-binding protein gives rise to the protein MVRPSLLAVFGVLVTAVVACAPATDDTAASVAPTADASASCAKDQLPLQTPGTLTIGTDKPAYEPWFVDDDPTNGEGFESAVAYAIAEKLGFTRDEVKWVTVNFDKAFAPGPKDFDFDINQISITPDRAKAVDFSKGYYTVKQAVVAVKGSEAASAKSLADLKDVTIGVQVATTALNAVKEVIQPNAEPKVYNQQVDAINALKNGQVGAIVVDLPTAFYVTAAQVENSVIVGQFSGTSGTPEEFGLVFEKGSGLVRCVDQAIEELDASGDLAEIEQRWLGSAAGAPELR